The sequence CCAATGAGGCCAGAGAGCTGTCTGATTACCTCCAGGCACAGATCAATCTGTTGACCAAAAAAATCAAAGTAAGAGCAGCAACATAGagagtgtaaaaaacattagaAATACCTtcctcatggaaagagcaggtgttcagaaatgttttgtacaatcagtgtatgtaaactgttcCAGGTCTTAGTAGATTTGGAACAGTACTGTTGTTTGAAAGAATGGTGATGTAATTCAACTTGCAGTACTGCAATGTAAACACAAGAGGGAGTCTAATACAGCTATACTTCTGAAGGCATAATTGAGGGTTGAAGTAAAATACCCATTTTCCTAAACCtgcctggctacccaaacgcTACATCACGCCCacgttagtttcttctccgcaatgaATCTGGATTTGAGTACCTTCCCGACAATTTATAGAATGTAAATACATTATAACCATTCTAATTGGTCCCAGAAaacgatgggttgggccagagccagaacacacatgGGTAAAGCTGCGTTTTGAAAATTCataattggctttgatactctaattggttagagatgatccaatcgctgattactttgttttgtacaacacccctcattttgacGTCCCCACAAACGACTTAAAAGATGGCAGTTTCAGACTGAAGTACGTAGCGAACAAATTCAGTTTGAGTCATCAGGCAACTTGTAAACCTGCCTGGTAATAGATATCAGGATAATAACACTACATTtgagaaatgaacatttattgtacATATTGCATTCTTAAGAAATGGCTTACTGATGCATTTAACACGAAatataggaaagagagagagaattggagaTCCACAATATCTACTCACATAGATTTCCAAAAGGATGGAACAGAAAAGGTACAAAGAAATTATGAGCTACTTTTACTTTTAACATGTTCAACCCATGATCCAGATCAGACTTTTTTTTTAACTTGAGGATGAATATCTTTTGCCATTAACAGGTGCAAGAGAAACTAAATCTGTTCAAACAGATGACTTATCCTCTCTCCCCATCGAGGCTCCGTGTCAATTTGAACTAGAATATGCCTGTTCACTCCAGCATCTGAAGTTGGAGAAGCAGAAGAGTTTGAGCTGGGTATGTAAATGAGTTTTGTTCTCTCTCACGTTCTGTGCAGAAAGCTGTTTAAATGGGTAAcggtaaataaaacatttattcaaTATTGACAGATAAAAGCAAATATTAACTCCTTGATAATAGTTTGTGTAGTGAGTTCCAGTGTAAAGTTGATATCGGGTTGCTTTTTTTCAGGAGTCCTTTGCAATCGACTTCCCAGACAGTGACACAGCAGGCACGTTAGTGGATGACAGAGGATCATACAATAATGAACACTTTGCTGGTAAGGATTTTTTTGTACTTTACTACAGCCTATTGGGACTACCAATAAACAGATGCAAAGTGAAGGGGATATTGAGGAAAGAAATTGTTAAATTAGATTCTGAAGTGTCCGGTATGTACTCTCCAGTCACAGAGTATATGTAAACAAGAGAGCAAACACAAAAAACTCCCAAACATTGGGACTAATTAAAGCTCACGTATCATAGTAAGTAACAGGACTGAAATAACCGTTCCTGTGTCATGTTATATCCCCAAAAAAAGCCAAGAAAATTATGGCCCCAAATTTTTTTTGAAGTGCAAGCAACTATCCTATTTATCCACAGACGATGGAGAGCTGCATGGTGATTATGACAAAGAGGATCCACAACTTCAGGGTGAGGAGTATTGCCTTGCAGAGGAGGCAGCAATTTCCCTGAAGGCTTCAGAAGGAGAGCAAACAGAGCCATTTGAAAGCCAGGTCCGGTACACTCTGGATGACTTTCTGAATACAGAACGTGCCAACAAGGCCCTCGAATCCCCTCCCAGGACCAAGCGCCTCTACACATTCAAAGAAACCATCCAGAACCTACACAGTGGGAAGCCTGCCTATGCCAGCCATAGCCACAGCCTGAGAAAGAGCCCTCCTAAATACATCAAGAGCCAGGCCAGGGTGGAGAACCTGGGGTCTAGGGCGTATGAGCCCTCTGTCACTCTACCAGCAGAGAAGTGCCAAAGCCGTGACACCATGGACCCTCAACCGGAGGATGGCGTAGTCCGCAGCAAGAAGAGCATCTTGATGAAAGAGCTTTTTGGCCAGGCCCCAATCACTGATCCAAATGGCCATGCAGACAGGCAGATCCAGAGTTCAAAGCACAGACCTGGACAGAATGTCCTCTTGCCATACAGGAGACACTAGCCCGGTCTCACCTGGGAGACCAAGATAATTTTTTATTGACCCAAGAAGTATACAAAATGATAATCTATTTTTATAATTTGCCATGGCAACTCAACACATTACTAAATGGAGTATTTGTATTCTGACACTATTGCTCATGACAAATTCCTTAACTCCCTTGAAATCAGATTGTAATGAAAGCAACATTCAATGAAGACCATTCCTATGCCACAATGGTACACTTAGTTTTTATAAAAGCCTCTAAAATACCCAAGATGCTAAGAAAAACCAACACTTTAGGCATTCAGTTTTCAAATCCTTTATTGTGTTGAAGTATGCATATTTCTTATGCATACTTCAACACTTCCAAAATCCAAACAGTAAACTTTGTAATATTAGTTCAGGTTTCATTCAACAAATGAAAATGTGCTACAGACCATGCCTACAATTAGCATGAATAACAATGAccaaaattacataacaatatgAAACAATTGTAACACTTGCTCAACTAATTTCAATCAGTTGGAATGAGATTTAAAATGGTCATTAAACATGCTCATACAATCATTACGCAGTGTAGCAATTTGTGAAATACACTAGattgccaaaagtatgtggacacctgctcgtcgaacatcccattccaaactcatgggcattaatatggagttggacccccatttgctgctataacagcctccactcttctgggaaggttttccactagatgttggaacactgctgcggggacttgcttccattcaaccacaagagcattagtgaggttttccaatttatcccaaagatgttcgatggggttgaggtcagggctctgtgcaggccagtcaagttcttccacaccgatcgacaacttttctgtatggacctcgctttgtgcacaggggcattgtcgtgctgaaacaggaaagcgccttccccaaattgttgccacaaagttggaagcacagaattgtctagaatgtcattgtatggtaTAGCGTTataatttcccttcactggaactaaggtgcctagcccaaaccatgaaaaacagccccagaccattattctacGTCCACTAAACTttaaagttggcactatgcattcggggaggtagcgttttcctggcatccgccaaacccagatttgtccatcggactgccagatggtgattcatcactccagtgaacgcgtttccactgttccagagtccaatggcggagagctttacaccactccagccgacacttggcattgtgcatggtgatcttaggcttgtgtgcggctgctcgggccatggaaacccatttcatgaagctcccgatgaacagttcttgtgctgacgttgcttccagaggcagtttggaactcggtagtgagtgttgcaccgAAGGACAGACGATTTCTACGCACTATGCACttcagcggtcccattctgtgagcttgtgtggcctaacacttcgcagctgagccattgttactcctacacgtttccacttcacaataacagcacttacagttgatcggggcagctctagcagggcataaatttgacgaactaacttgttggaaaggtggcatcctatgacagtgccacattgaaagtcactgagttcttcagtatgggccattctactgccaatgtttgtctatggagattgcatgactgtgtgctgtattttatacacctgtcagcaacgtgtgtggctgaaatagccaaatccactaatttgaaggtgtgtctacatacttttggccatgttgtGTAACATCCGATTCCGAAGCAACATAAGAGACACTCAAATATGTGCAATAACATTGGCAATGTTTGAATATGGGGTGCTTTGTAAAAGTGCTTACCAACAGTACCGATTTACACTTTAATATCAAAGCGCTGAGTAACAATGCCTGACTTCATTGTCAGAGCATTTGGGGAATAAATAAGACATTAAAAGATCCCATTCCTTAGCTAATTGCATGTAGACCAATAGATGCCACTTTGTTGCACACCACCAGCCAGCATGTGATTCCAACACCACCTGAAAGGATACAAAggctgggttcaaatagtaatGGTCAGAGTTGCCAGTTAGTAGTATTTGATGTAAGTAAAAACGAAAATGTGCATTCAACATGGCATTTTGAGCCAGTTCAATGAGAAATCCATGTTAAGAGGGGAAACGAGTCATGTGATTCTATCTTCAGTATTTAAAGAGACCGAATAGAAGAGACATTCAGTAGTTGTCTATAATTAGCCAAGACTAACTCTTAAACATGTTTACAAATTAAACACTAAACTTGATTACAATGAATTTACCCACAGTCGAAAGTGAGTGTGGGCCTCAATCCTCAGGCATTAAAATCACACAATTTACCTGCTACTCCAGATGGGAATGCCACCAGCTGCTCCAGGGGGGCAATCCACTTACTGGGTACAACAGTCACTGGGTCAGCATAATACTTCCAAATCAGGGAGATCATCAGAGCAGCCTTGAGAGACAACAGAAAACAACCTGATTCAGTGCATCAAAATGCAGCACAATCACTTGTGCATGTCACCGGTGGTGAAAACTGACATCTAAATAAAGTATGTATATGTTTTACCAATTAAAGAATATAGGATATATTTCTAATTTCAATATGTTTAATACTCACCTGCAGGATGTAAAAACCTATATTCACCATCCATTTCATTTTGGCTTGTTGAGCAGTTCTAGACTTGACTGtaagaacaacaaaaaaaaaacagatcttATCTGCACAGGAACCATCTAAATTAATTATTGGTATCCATTCTCTAAATATAGGAATTTTGACAGATCTAATAACAGTTGCATTTTGTGTGTTCTTCTCAATTAATTTCAGTGTAAATACTACACAACAGGCATTGGAATATAACCTGTTTTGTATGGTATGGCATAAGGGAGGGGTTGGCAGGGAAAATAAGCCTGATGTGTGACCAATGCATATGACTGGAGAAATACGCATGTGGTGCATTTCAATGTGAAAACACTTTTCATTCCAAAATAGTGAAATATTCCTGTTGTTGAACAACAGGATTTGAACTTGAAGGCATGTTGGTTGATAGGCAGTGGCCCTGAACTGACACAGCGGGGAGGATCTAGAGACAAAAAGTTGACTTTCTCAATGTACGAAACACCATATTTCAAAGTCACCTGCATTATGACTCATCTAAACAATGTGGTAAAGAGTGAACTTGTGGAATTTTTTTGTTGCCTTTTTGACAAATTGAAAACTAGATATtttcaaacaaaaacataaaaatTGCCTTGGGGGTTTTGTCACAACCTGTATTTGCCACTGTAAAAATATAATATTGTAACAGTACACCACTGAAGAGTGCTTTCTAAACAAACCATTGTCATTCCTGAGAATTTGTCCATTTTTCATAAACTAAGAAAATCCACATCTGAGTATAGTATTTCCTTGTTTGCTCTGTCATAGCCCTTACGGTTGCAGGGAAGGCGCCATAGTGTAATGCAAAGGCTGTCATTCATATAACATTAACTCTTGGCAAATGGCTGTTGGAGACATTTGGTTGTTGTCTGATAGTGGAGCTCTATACTATGCGTCCTGCCTCTGTAGAGTTCAGAGCTGTGGCCTGGACATGAAGGACAGCAACAGGCAGCAGCTGCACCATCAgctgataatatacagttggctgggtgtttcatgcatcggcaggacagaacagctacgtctggtaagacgaggggtgggggtgtgcgtctatttgtcaataacagctggtgtgcgatgtctaatattaaggaagtatcaaggtattgcttgcctgaggtagtgtacctcatgataagctgtagaccacactatctacctatatttttcgtagccatctatttaccaccacaaaccgatgctggcactaagaccgcagtcAAAGAGtggtataaggccataagcaaatgctcacccagaagcggcgcgcccagtggccggggactttaatgtaggcaaacttaaatccgatTTATCAGCATGCCAGaggaaaaaaaaactctagaccacctttactccacacacagagtcgcatacaaagctctccctcgctctccatttggcaaatctgaccataattatatcctcatgattcctgcttacaaggaaaaactaaagcaggaagtaccagtgactcgctcaatacggaagtggtcagatgacacaaaTGCTACGCTATAGGcttgtttttctagcacagactggaatatgttccaggattcatccaatggcattgaggagtataccacctcagtcactggcttcatcaataagtacatcaacgacgtcgtccccacagtgaccatacgtacatatcccaaccagaagccatggattacaggcaacatccacaccgaactaaaggctagagctgccatttcaaggagcgggaccctaatccggacgcttataagaaatcccgctatgcccttagacaaaccattaaacaggcaaagcgtcaatacaggtctaatattgaatcctactacaccagatctgacactcgtcggatgtggcaggacttgcaaactattacgaactactaagggaaacccagccatgagctgcccagtcacgcaagcctaccagatgagctaaatgccttttatgctcgcgtcGAGGCAAAGTAACACTGaagtatgcatgagagcaccagctgttacgggcgactgtgtgatcatgctctccgtagcctatgtgagcaagacctttaaagaggttaacattcacaaggtcgtgggaccagacggattactaggacgtgtactcagagcatgcgcggaccaactggcaa comes from Salmo salar chromosome ssa20, Ssal_v3.1, whole genome shotgun sequence and encodes:
- the LOC106581122 gene encoding lebercilin-like protein, whose amino-acid sequence is MSLRLRHHSRGIVQQDNANYEVGAGDADSSCSSGQSTSSRSNKGYSSRTGSREDSQGSCTQSDYKEETDTTANRTLSLSPSKKPGLSTKTAKARSQNKGGQWCKKKKNTLSRNHKASLFPPIKPLQGSNQRISSAHRHRIKELNSQVWELQQQLSGVATENKLLKQLQGRQAVALQRFQDSQSGLPQVLAKHGNEVHALQELQRKARNHRNCLSRRLRGTEEELLRTKDALHRLQLLNEDRSLEEREELSHRLALITVDLHRKNKRIQDLERNLELSQISFNRHLATETRKTNEARELSDYLQAQINLLTKKIKKTMGWARARTHMGARETKSVQTDDLSSLPIEAPCQFELEYACSLQHLKLEKQKSLSWESFAIDFPDSDTAGTLVDDRGSYNNEHFADDGELHGDYDKEDPQLQGEEYCLAEEAAISLKASEGEQTEPFESQVRYTLDDFLNTERANKALESPPRTKRLYTFKETIQNLHSGKPAYASHSHSLRKSPPKYIKSQARVENLGSRAYEPSVTLPAEKCQSRDTMDPQPEDGVVRSKKSILMKELFGQAPITDPNGHADRQIQSSKHRPGQNVLLPYRRH
- the LOC106581120 gene encoding guided entry of tail-anchored proteins factor 1, producing the protein MAAVCAWFLVLGSVFLCNLFKTLLPTISSFLSKVLQKDAEQERDMRAEIQEMKKEHNSVSMMDEFARYARLERKINKMTDKLKTHVKSRTAQQAKMKWMVNIGFYILQAALMISLIWKYYADPVTVVPSKWIAPLEQLVAFPSGVAGGVGITCWLVVCNKVASIGLHAIS